A portion of the Chromobacterium sp. IIBBL 290-4 genome contains these proteins:
- the rsmD gene encoding 16S rRNA (guanine(966)-N(2))-methyltransferase RsmD: MSQARNKVRIIGGEHRRRLLPFPDAEGLRPTPDRVRETLFNWLGQDLHGKSCLDLFAGSGALGFEAASRGARRVVMVEKSRKVYESLRDNRQLLSAAAIDVVNGDALLYLKNGRERFDVIFLDPPYDSDLLAQALPLLAGLLADDGVVYMEARQWPEALPDGWDCVRQDKAGTVHYGLLAPAQA; this comes from the coding sequence ATGAGTCAGGCACGTAACAAGGTCAGAATCATCGGCGGCGAGCATAGACGCCGCCTGTTGCCGTTTCCCGATGCCGAAGGTCTGCGCCCTACGCCAGATCGCGTGCGCGAAACGCTGTTCAATTGGCTGGGGCAGGATCTGCACGGCAAAAGCTGCCTGGACCTGTTCGCCGGCAGCGGCGCGCTGGGGTTCGAGGCGGCTTCCCGCGGCGCCCGCCGCGTGGTGATGGTGGAAAAATCCCGGAAGGTCTATGAGTCTTTGCGCGATAACCGCCAGTTGCTGTCGGCGGCGGCGATCGATGTCGTCAATGGCGATGCGCTGCTGTATCTAAAGAATGGCAGGGAGCGTTTCGACGTCATCTTCCTGGATCCGCCTTACGACTCGGATCTGCTGGCGCAGGCTTTGCCGCTGCTGGCCGGTTTGTTGGCCGACGATGGCGTGGTCTATATGGAGGCGCGCCAATGGCCGGAAGCGCTGCCGGATGGCTGGGACTGCGTTCGCCAGGACAAGGCCGGCACGGTCCACTACGGTTTATTGGCGCCGGCGCAAGCTTGA
- the ftsX gene encoding permease-like cell division protein FtsX, with amino-acid sequence MKHFLYLNWQSAKQALLKILRQPFGSLLTLLMLALALALPLSLYLTVSSVQDWVGRLTATPQITLFMELSAEEADIAAVNSTLSHHPKVKSFTFVSKGKALQDLEKRNGLTGLDSGLDGNPLPDAFVVTPAAMEPRSLEMLQKELSGLPMVEMAQFDAHWAKRLYGMVDMGKKLTWFLAAALGLALVLVTHNAIRMQILARQDEIEVSKLIGATDSFIRRPFLYHALWQGVFAALLAWGLSCWLAAVANPAIREFAMLYGEQVELRLLSAPELAVLLAVSAMLAMLGARLAADHHLRKVEPK; translated from the coding sequence ATGAAACACTTTCTCTATCTGAACTGGCAAAGCGCCAAGCAGGCGCTGCTGAAGATTCTGCGCCAACCGTTCGGCAGCCTGCTGACCCTGCTGATGCTGGCGCTGGCGCTGGCTTTGCCGCTGTCGCTGTACCTGACAGTCAGCAGCGTGCAGGACTGGGTGGGCCGCCTGACTGCCACGCCGCAAATCACGCTGTTCATGGAATTGTCGGCCGAGGAAGCCGACATCGCCGCCGTCAACAGCACCTTGTCGCATCATCCCAAGGTGAAAAGCTTCACTTTCGTCAGCAAGGGCAAAGCGCTGCAAGATCTGGAGAAGCGCAACGGCCTGACCGGCCTGGACAGCGGCCTGGACGGCAACCCGCTGCCGGACGCCTTCGTGGTGACTCCGGCGGCGATGGAGCCGCGCTCGCTGGAAATGCTGCAGAAGGAATTGTCCGGCCTGCCTATGGTGGAAATGGCGCAGTTCGACGCCCACTGGGCCAAGCGTCTGTACGGCATGGTGGACATGGGCAAGAAGCTCACCTGGTTCCTGGCGGCCGCCCTGGGTTTGGCGCTGGTGCTGGTGACCCATAACGCGATCCGGATGCAGATACTGGCGCGGCAGGATGAAATCGAAGTGTCCAAGCTGATCGGCGCCACAGACAGCTTCATCCGCCGTCCTTTCCTCTACCACGCTTTGTGGCAAGGGGTGTTCGCCGCGCTGCTGGCCTGGGGGCTGTCCTGCTGGCTGGCCGCCGTCGCCAATCCGGCCATCCGCGAGTTCGCCATGCTGTACGGCGAGCAAGTGGAGCTGCGCCTGCTGAGCGCGCCGGAATTGGCCGTCTTGCTGGCGGTGTCCGCGATGCTGGCGATGCTGGGCGCGCGGCTGGCCGCAGACCACCATTTGCGCAAGGTCGAACCCAAGTAA
- a CDS encoding PglL family O-oligosaccharyltransferase, which produces MTFQKIPERLALLALCLIAIVPFASRVHFVPLPQWFGEINVVWLLLAAGLLLLPSGRLFDAVPRASGWCLALAAAWGLQPQFVHLLFPGMSYVTALGWLALALLASMTASLRGAFGDREFAVWLARAIIVGGLVQSLIGVAQLTGMAPALGLFYDGSHPTSNIFGHIGQRNQYAHYLMWAMVSGVYLFAVRRLGKGWLIVLALWMALMLAWAGSRTILLYLVALSALAGLWHWRSRDDASRRMMLAMWASCGMILAAQFALPLVNHLVSILTHSDVENASGVARLAANGDDMGARRFVEMHKAWMTFKAHPLWGVGWSQYAAESVRLQQLPQFASAGYNSGLFTNAHNLVMQLLAEMGAVITALVLLGFAWVVWPFFSRKAEPEGVLALGCLAVTLTHSMLEYPLWYYYFLAMLAVFMAMAPRGEARVGLLPRLPLLAALAWVGWLSISATPMFWELVNLYVPTGNAAKDKVRSERLIEIVKTKPMFAYHALYTLDDYLPITKDNLKQKLELEDQLTAFRPYPDVMLKRAQLEILAGEQAKAEQTLRTTLASFPTYAGQFIETLGEQDPAWEPLRKISREAYDNLPAKFRTLPE; this is translated from the coding sequence ATGACTTTTCAGAAGATTCCCGAGCGCCTGGCGCTGCTGGCCTTGTGCCTGATCGCCATCGTGCCCTTCGCTTCGCGCGTCCACTTCGTGCCCCTGCCGCAGTGGTTCGGCGAAATCAATGTAGTCTGGCTGCTGCTGGCGGCCGGACTGTTGCTGCTGCCCAGCGGCCGTCTGTTCGACGCCGTGCCGCGCGCCAGCGGCTGGTGTTTGGCGCTGGCCGCCGCTTGGGGCTTGCAGCCGCAATTCGTCCATCTGCTGTTTCCCGGCATGAGTTATGTCACGGCCCTGGGCTGGCTGGCGCTGGCCTTGCTGGCCTCGATGACGGCCTCGCTGCGCGGCGCTTTCGGCGACCGCGAGTTCGCCGTCTGGCTGGCGCGGGCGATCATTGTCGGCGGCCTGGTGCAGTCCTTGATCGGCGTGGCGCAGTTGACCGGCATGGCGCCGGCGCTGGGCCTGTTCTACGACGGCTCGCATCCCACCAGCAATATCTTCGGCCACATCGGCCAGCGCAATCAGTACGCGCATTACCTGATGTGGGCCATGGTGTCCGGCGTTTACCTGTTCGCCGTACGCCGCTTGGGCAAGGGCTGGCTGATCGTGCTGGCGCTGTGGATGGCGCTGATGCTGGCCTGGGCCGGTTCGCGCACCATCCTGCTGTATCTGGTGGCCTTGTCTGCGCTGGCCGGCTTGTGGCATTGGCGCAGCCGCGATGACGCTTCGCGGCGGATGATGCTGGCGATGTGGGCCAGCTGCGGGATGATTCTGGCTGCCCAGTTCGCCTTGCCCTTGGTGAACCATCTAGTGTCCATCTTGACCCATTCGGATGTCGAGAACGCTTCCGGCGTGGCTAGACTGGCCGCCAACGGCGACGATATGGGCGCCCGCCGCTTCGTCGAGATGCACAAGGCCTGGATGACTTTCAAGGCGCATCCGCTGTGGGGCGTGGGCTGGTCGCAATACGCGGCGGAAAGCGTGCGTCTGCAGCAGTTGCCGCAGTTCGCATCGGCCGGTTACAACAGCGGCCTGTTCACCAATGCGCATAATCTGGTGATGCAGTTGCTGGCGGAGATGGGCGCGGTCATCACGGCGCTGGTGCTGCTGGGGTTCGCCTGGGTGGTGTGGCCGTTTTTCAGCCGCAAGGCCGAGCCCGAAGGCGTGTTGGCCTTGGGCTGCCTGGCGGTGACCTTGACCCATAGCATGCTGGAGTATCCACTGTGGTACTACTATTTTCTGGCGATGCTGGCGGTGTTCATGGCGATGGCGCCGCGTGGCGAGGCGCGCGTCGGCCTGTTGCCGCGGCTGCCCCTGCTGGCGGCGCTGGCCTGGGTGGGCTGGCTGTCGATCAGCGCCACGCCGATGTTCTGGGAGCTGGTGAATCTGTACGTGCCGACTGGCAACGCGGCCAAAGACAAGGTTCGCAGCGAGCGCCTGATCGAGATCGTCAAAACCAAGCCGATGTTCGCCTATCACGCCTTGTACACGCTGGACGACTATCTGCCCATCACCAAGGACAACCTCAAGCAGAAGCTGGAGCTGGAGGATCAGCTGACCGCCTTTCGCCCGTATCCGGATGTGATGCTCAAGCGCGCGCAGCTGGAAATCCTGGCTGGCGAGCAAGCCAAGGCGGAACAGACGCTGCGCACCACGCTGGCGTCCTTCCCGACTTACGCCGGCCAGTTCATTGAAACGCTGGGCGAGCAGGACCCGGCCTGGGAGCCGCTGCGCAAGATCAGCCGCGAAGCCTACGATAATTTGCCGGCCAAATTCCGCACCTTGCCGGAATGA
- the ftsY gene encoding signal recognition particle-docking protein FtsY, whose protein sequence is MFSFFKKKPKPVETPQIETPALTTPAEEAPQAAAASPVLETAPEALPAAVETAPAIQHQAVEPQNTPAPAAALEAIEPPPAAPVEATPLKKLSWTERLKAGLAKTRDKLGKQLAGLFGGGKIDEDLYEELETVLLTSDMGVDATVHLLGDVRERVSLKGLKDASELKGALKDSLQDLIGPLEVPLNVEGKKPFVIMMTGVNGAGKTTSIGKLAKYYQSQGKSVLLAAGDTFRAAAREQLIAWGERNGVTVIAQQGGDSAAVCYDAIQAAIARGIDIVLADTAGRLPTQLHLMEEIKKVKRVIQKALPDAPHEVVLVLDANIGQNTVNQVKAFDDALGLTGLILTKLDGTAKGGVIAAIAKQRPIPLRFIGVGESIDDLRPFSSRDYIDALFE, encoded by the coding sequence ATGTTTAGCTTCTTCAAGAAAAAACCCAAGCCGGTGGAGACGCCGCAAATCGAGACGCCCGCGCTAACCACCCCCGCGGAGGAAGCGCCGCAAGCCGCAGCTGCCAGCCCTGTTTTGGAGACCGCTCCCGAGGCCCTGCCCGCGGCGGTTGAAACCGCGCCCGCCATCCAGCACCAAGCAGTCGAACCTCAGAATACTCCCGCGCCCGCAGCCGCGCTTGAAGCCATCGAACCGCCGCCCGCCGCGCCCGTCGAAGCCACGCCGCTGAAAAAGCTGAGCTGGACCGAACGCCTGAAAGCCGGCCTGGCCAAAACCCGCGACAAGCTGGGCAAGCAGCTGGCTGGTTTATTCGGCGGCGGCAAGATAGACGAAGACCTGTACGAAGAACTGGAGACGGTGCTGCTGACGTCCGACATGGGCGTGGACGCCACCGTTCATTTGCTGGGCGACGTGCGCGAGCGCGTGTCCTTGAAGGGGCTGAAGGACGCGTCGGAATTGAAAGGCGCGCTGAAGGACTCGCTGCAGGATCTGATCGGCCCGCTGGAAGTGCCGCTCAATGTGGAAGGCAAGAAGCCTTTCGTGATCATGATGACCGGCGTCAACGGCGCCGGCAAGACCACCTCCATCGGCAAGCTGGCCAAGTACTACCAGAGCCAGGGCAAGAGCGTGCTGCTGGCCGCCGGCGACACTTTCCGCGCCGCCGCGCGCGAACAGCTGATCGCCTGGGGCGAGCGCAACGGCGTGACCGTCATCGCCCAGCAAGGCGGCGATTCCGCCGCTGTTTGCTATGACGCCATCCAGGCCGCCATCGCCCGCGGCATCGACATCGTGCTGGCCGATACCGCCGGCCGCCTGCCGACTCAGCTGCACCTGATGGAAGAAATCAAGAAGGTGAAGCGCGTGATCCAGAAGGCGCTGCCGGACGCCCCGCACGAGGTGGTGCTGGTGCTGGACGCCAATATCGGCCAGAACACCGTCAACCAGGTCAAGGCCTTCGACGACGCGCTGGGCCTGACCGGCCTGATCCTGACCAAGCTGGACGGCACCGCCAAGGGCGGCGTGATCGCCGCCATCGCCAAGCAGCGCCCGATTCCACTGCGCTTCATCGGCGTGGGCGAAAGCATAGACGACCTGCGCCCGTTCAGCAGCCGCGACTACATCGACGCGCTGTTCGAATAA
- the nusG gene encoding transcription termination/antitermination protein NusG: MAKRWYVVHAYSGFEKSVQKALRERIERSDIADQFGQILVPVEEVVDVKNGRKSITERKFFPGYVLVEMEMTDDTWHLVKSTPKVTGFVGGTANRPAPISKKEVEAIMQQMQEGVEKPKPKVLFEVGERVRVIDGPFNDFNGSVDEVNYERNKLRVSVQIFGRDTPVELEFSQVEKL, encoded by the coding sequence ATGGCAAAGCGCTGGTATGTAGTACACGCATACTCCGGTTTTGAGAAGAGCGTGCAAAAGGCGCTGCGTGAACGTATCGAACGTTCCGACATCGCGGATCAATTTGGTCAGATTCTGGTGCCGGTGGAAGAGGTTGTGGACGTCAAGAACGGCCGCAAGTCCATCACTGAGCGCAAATTCTTCCCTGGCTACGTGCTGGTGGAAATGGAAATGACCGACGATACCTGGCACTTGGTCAAGAGCACGCCCAAAGTGACCGGTTTTGTCGGTGGCACGGCCAATCGCCCGGCGCCGATTTCCAAGAAGGAAGTCGAAGCCATTATGCAGCAGATGCAAGAGGGCGTGGAAAAGCCGAAGCCGAAGGTGCTGTTCGAGGTGGGTGAAAGGGTGCGCGTCATCGACGGCCCGTTCAACGACTTCAATGGCTCGGTGGATGAAGTGAATTACGAGCGCAACAAGCTGCGCGTGTCGGTGCAGATTTTCGGCCGCGACACCCCGGTTGAGCTGGAATTCAGTCAAGTGGAAAAGCTGTAA
- the tuf gene encoding elongation factor Tu, whose amino-acid sequence MAKEKFERTKPHVNVGTIGHVDHGKTTLTAAITTILSKKFGGEAKDYSQIDSAPEEKARGITINTAHVEYETESRHYAHVDCPGHADYVKNMITGAAQMDGAILVCSAADGPMPQTREHILLSRQVGVPYIIVYLNKADLVDDAELLELVEMEVRDLLSSYDFPGDDTPIVIGSARLALEGDQSEMGEPSIFRLADALDSYIPTPERAIDKPFLLPIEDVFSISGRGTVVTGRVERGIVKVGEEIEIVGLKATVKTTCTGVEMFRKLLDQGQAGDNVGVLLRGTKREDVERGQVLAKPASITPHTKFEASVYVLSKDEGGRHTPFFANYRPQFYFRTTDVTGAITLKEGVEMVMPGDNVEFSVELIAPIAMEDGLRFAIREGGRTVGAGVVAKIIA is encoded by the coding sequence ATGGCTAAGGAAAAGTTCGAGCGGACCAAACCGCACGTAAACGTCGGCACCATCGGTCACGTTGACCATGGTAAAACCACTCTGACCGCTGCTATCACTACCATTCTGTCGAAGAAGTTCGGTGGCGAAGCCAAGGACTACTCCCAGATCGACAGCGCGCCGGAAGAAAAGGCTCGTGGTATTACCATCAATACCGCGCACGTTGAATACGAAACCGAATCCCGCCACTACGCTCACGTAGACTGTCCGGGTCACGCCGACTATGTGAAGAACATGATCACCGGCGCGGCTCAAATGGACGGCGCTATCCTGGTTTGCTCGGCCGCTGACGGTCCGATGCCGCAAACCCGCGAACACATCCTGCTGTCCCGTCAGGTTGGCGTTCCGTACATCATCGTCTACCTGAACAAGGCTGACCTGGTTGACGACGCTGAGCTGCTGGAGCTGGTGGAAATGGAAGTGCGCGATCTGCTGTCTTCCTACGACTTCCCGGGCGATGACACCCCGATCGTGATCGGATCCGCTCGTCTGGCGCTGGAAGGCGACCAGTCCGAAATGGGCGAACCGTCCATCTTCCGTCTGGCTGACGCTCTGGACTCCTACATCCCGACTCCGGAACGCGCCATCGACAAGCCGTTCCTGCTGCCGATCGAAGACGTGTTCTCGATCTCCGGCCGTGGCACCGTGGTGACCGGTCGCGTTGAGCGCGGCATCGTGAAGGTCGGTGAAGAAATCGAAATCGTGGGTCTGAAGGCCACGGTTAAGACCACCTGCACCGGCGTGGAAATGTTCCGCAAGCTGCTGGACCAAGGTCAGGCTGGCGACAACGTGGGCGTGCTGCTGCGCGGCACCAAGCGTGAAGACGTTGAGCGCGGCCAAGTTCTGGCCAAGCCGGCTTCCATCACCCCGCACACCAAGTTCGAAGCTTCCGTTTACGTTCTGTCCAAGGACGAAGGCGGCCGCCACACCCCGTTCTTCGCGAACTATCGCCCGCAGTTCTACTTCCGTACTACGGACGTGACTGGCGCGATCACGCTGAAGGAAGGCGTTGAAATGGTTATGCCGGGCGACAATGTTGAGTTCAGCGTTGAGCTGATCGCTCCGATCGCCATGGAAGATGGTCTGCGCTTCGCTATCCGCGAAGGCGGTCGTACTGTTGGCGCCGGCGTTGTAGCAAAGATTATTGCTTAA
- the ftsE gene encoding cell division ATP-binding protein FtsE, translating to MIQFDQVTKRYPGGNEALKNLSFTIETGEMVFLAGHSGAGKSTLLKLIAGIERATAGGVIVNGQNLSKLRASQIPYVRQHLGMVFQDHKILFDRSVFDNVMLPLDIIGFDRRDAAKRVRAALDKVGLLSKEKSMPIRLSGGEQQRLCIARAVVHRPSILLADEPSANLDRAYALDIMELFKSFHQVGVTVLISAHDETLMEDYGRRIIRLREGQFAA from the coding sequence ATGATACAGTTCGACCAGGTCACCAAGCGTTATCCTGGTGGCAACGAAGCCCTGAAGAATCTGTCCTTCACCATCGAAACCGGCGAAATGGTATTCCTCGCCGGCCACTCCGGCGCCGGCAAATCGACGCTGCTGAAGCTGATCGCCGGCATCGAGCGCGCCACCGCCGGCGGCGTCATCGTCAATGGCCAGAACCTGTCCAAACTGCGCGCCAGCCAGATTCCCTATGTGCGCCAGCATCTGGGCATGGTGTTCCAGGATCATAAAATCCTGTTCGACCGCAGCGTGTTCGACAATGTGATGCTGCCGCTGGACATCATCGGCTTCGACCGCCGCGACGCCGCCAAGCGCGTGCGCGCCGCGCTGGACAAAGTAGGCCTGCTGTCCAAGGAAAAGAGCATGCCGATCCGCCTGTCCGGCGGCGAACAGCAGCGTTTGTGCATCGCCCGCGCGGTGGTGCATCGCCCCAGCATCCTCTTGGCCGACGAACCGTCCGCCAACCTGGACCGCGCCTACGCGCTGGACATCATGGAATTGTTCAAATCCTTCCATCAGGTCGGCGTCACGGTGCTGATCTCGGCCCACGACGAAACGCTGATGGAAGACTACGGCCGCCGCATCATCCGCCTGAGGGAAGGACAGTTCGCCGCATGA
- the rplL gene encoding 50S ribosomal protein L7/L12, whose protein sequence is MAITKEDILEAVAGLTVMELNDLVKAFEEKFGVSAAAVAVAGPAGAGAAAAEEKTEFDVVLTAAGDNKVGVIKVVRAITGLGLKEAKDLVDGAPKNVKEGVSKAEADDVAKQLIEAGAKAEVK, encoded by the coding sequence ATGGCAATCACCAAAGAAGACATCCTCGAGGCCGTTGCTGGTCTGACCGTTATGGAACTGAACGACCTGGTTAAGGCGTTCGAAGAAAAGTTCGGCGTTTCCGCCGCTGCTGTTGCCGTTGCTGGCCCGGCTGGCGCCGGCGCTGCCGCTGCTGAAGAAAAGACCGAGTTCGACGTTGTTCTGACCGCCGCTGGCGACAACAAGGTTGGCGTGATCAAGGTTGTTCGCGCAATCACCGGTCTGGGTCTGAAGGAAGCTAAGGACCTGGTAGACGGCGCTCCGAAGAACGTGAAGGAAGGCGTGTCCAAGGCTGAAGCCGATGACGTCGCTAAGCAACTGATCGAAGCCGGTGCTAAGGCTGAAGTTAAATAA
- the rplK gene encoding 50S ribosomal protein L11 — translation MAKKIVGYIKLQVAAGKANPSPPIGPALGQRGLNIMEFCKAFNAQTQGMEPGMPIPVVITAYADKSFTFTMKTPPATFLLKKAAGIKSGSAKAHVDKVGKVTRAQLEEIAKTKQADLTAADLDAAVRTIAGSARSMGLEVEGV, via the coding sequence GTGGCAAAGAAAATTGTCGGCTATATCAAGCTGCAAGTAGCCGCTGGCAAGGCCAACCCGTCTCCTCCGATCGGTCCGGCTCTGGGTCAGCGTGGTCTGAACATCATGGAATTCTGCAAGGCGTTCAATGCTCAAACTCAGGGCATGGAACCGGGTATGCCGATTCCTGTTGTGATCACCGCTTACGCGGACAAGTCCTTCACCTTCACCATGAAGACGCCGCCGGCGACCTTCCTGCTGAAGAAGGCTGCTGGCATCAAGTCCGGCTCCGCCAAGGCTCACGTGGACAAGGTTGGCAAGGTAACTCGCGCTCAGCTGGAAGAAATCGCCAAGACCAAGCAAGCGGATCTGACCGCTGCTGATCTGGACGCCGCTGTTCGCACCATCGCCGGCTCTGCCCGTTCGATGGGTCTGGAAGTGGAGGGCGTGTAA
- the rpoH gene encoding RNA polymerase sigma factor RpoH, whose amino-acid sequence MNTTFALPVPSTSGSLEQYIQAVNSVPMLSPEQETELATRFQQENDLEAARQMVLSHLRVVVSVSRGYAGYGLPQADLIQEGNIGLMKAVKRFEPDRGVRLFSFAIHWIKAEIHEFILRNWRLVRIATTKPQRKLFFNLRSMKSGFSALSEQEAKSIAADLGVKPEEVREMEIRMNGQDVSLLADSDDEDSYAPIDWLADSHSEPTRALERRAFDQLQTEGLEYALSTLDPRSRRIVEARWLADDSGSTLHELAAEFGVSAERIRQIEAKALIKMKAALSEGVVLDN is encoded by the coding sequence ATGAACACAACATTTGCCCTTCCCGTACCGTCGACCAGCGGCAGCCTGGAACAATACATCCAGGCCGTCAACAGCGTGCCCATGCTGTCGCCGGAGCAGGAAACCGAGCTCGCGACCCGTTTCCAGCAGGAAAACGACCTGGAAGCGGCGCGGCAGATGGTGCTGTCGCACCTGCGCGTGGTCGTGTCCGTTTCCCGCGGCTACGCCGGTTACGGCCTGCCGCAGGCCGACCTGATCCAGGAAGGCAATATCGGCCTGATGAAGGCGGTGAAGCGTTTCGAGCCTGACCGCGGCGTGCGCCTGTTCTCGTTCGCCATCCACTGGATCAAGGCGGAAATCCACGAATTCATCCTGCGCAACTGGCGTCTGGTGCGCATCGCCACCACCAAGCCGCAGCGCAAGCTGTTCTTCAACCTGCGCAGCATGAAGAGCGGTTTCTCCGCGCTGTCGGAGCAGGAAGCCAAGTCCATCGCCGCCGATCTGGGCGTCAAGCCTGAAGAAGTGCGCGAGATGGAAATCCGCATGAACGGCCAGGATGTGTCCCTGCTGGCCGACAGCGACGACGAAGACAGCTACGCGCCCATCGACTGGCTGGCGGACAGCCACAGCGAGCCGACCCGCGCGCTGGAGCGCCGCGCCTTCGACCAACTGCAAACCGAAGGCCTGGAATACGCGCTGTCCACGCTGGACCCGCGCAGCCGCCGCATCGTCGAAGCGCGCTGGCTGGCCGACGACAGCGGCTCCACGCTGCACGAGCTGGCGGCCGAGTTCGGCGTGTCGGCCGAGCGCATCCGCCAGATCGAAGCCAAGGCCCTGATCAAGATGAAGGCAGCGCTGAGCGAAGGCGTGGTGCTGGACAACTAA
- the rplJ gene encoding 50S ribosomal protein L10: protein MSLNIEDKKAVVAEVAAQLAAAQTLVIAEYRGIEVSSMTKLRAQARENGVYLRVLKNTLVRRAVEGTPFAELADQMVGPLVYGISADPVAAAKVLHQFAKADDKIIVKAGSYEGKVLSAAQVAELASIPSREELLSKLLYVMQAPVAGFARALAALSDKKQAEAA, encoded by the coding sequence TTGAGTCTCAATATCGAAGATAAAAAGGCGGTAGTCGCTGAAGTAGCTGCTCAACTGGCAGCTGCTCAGACCCTCGTTATCGCTGAATATCGGGGCATCGAGGTTAGCAGCATGACCAAGCTCCGCGCTCAGGCGCGTGAGAACGGCGTTTACCTGCGCGTTCTGAAGAACACGCTGGTGCGTCGCGCTGTGGAAGGCACTCCGTTTGCCGAGCTGGCTGACCAAATGGTTGGCCCGCTGGTATACGGCATCTCCGCCGACCCTGTTGCTGCTGCCAAGGTGCTGCATCAATTTGCCAAGGCTGACGATAAGATCATCGTCAAGGCCGGTTCCTACGAAGGCAAGGTATTGTCCGCTGCTCAGGTTGCTGAGCTGGCGTCCATCCCGAGCCGCGAAGAACTGTTGTCCAAGCTTCTCTACGTTATGCAGGCTCCGGTCGCTGGCTTCGCCCGCGCGCTGGCCGCCCTGTCCGACAAGAAGCAAGCCGAAGCCGCTTAA
- a CDS encoding YfhL family 4Fe-4S dicluster ferredoxin: MSLMITDECINCDVCEPECPNNAISQGEEIYQIDPNLCTQCVGHYDEPQCQQVCPVDCIPLDPAHQETKEELHQKYLKISGQA, encoded by the coding sequence ATGTCTTTGATGATTACCGACGAGTGCATCAACTGCGACGTCTGTGAGCCGGAGTGCCCCAATAACGCGATCTCGCAGGGCGAAGAGATCTACCAGATCGACCCCAATCTGTGCACCCAATGCGTGGGCCACTACGATGAGCCGCAATGCCAGCAAGTCTGTCCGGTGGATTGCATCCCCCTGGATCCGGCGCATCAGGAGACCAAGGAAGAGCTGCATCAGAAGTATCTGAAGATTTCGGGTCAAGCCTGA
- the secE gene encoding preprotein translocase subunit SecE, producing MEMQDKIKLVLAGVVVVAGIVGFYLIPEGQGLLRALAFIVSILLAAGVVWTSAPGKGLVVYANESMVEARKVVWPTRKEATQVTLMVFVFVTVLALFMWLVDSSLSWLFYDVILGRGR from the coding sequence ATGGAAATGCAAGATAAGATCAAGTTGGTCCTGGCGGGTGTTGTGGTAGTGGCCGGGATTGTTGGCTTTTACCTGATTCCTGAGGGTCAGGGTCTGCTGCGCGCGCTGGCTTTCATTGTCTCCATCCTGCTGGCTGCCGGCGTGGTGTGGACTTCGGCGCCGGGCAAGGGCTTGGTGGTCTATGCTAACGAGTCCATGGTCGAGGCTCGCAAGGTAGTGTGGCCGACCCGCAAGGAAGCGACGCAGGTGACGTTGATGGTGTTTGTATTCGTCACGGTGTTGGCCTTGTTCATGTGGTTGGTGGATTCCAGCCTGTCTTGGCTGTTTTACGATGTGATTCTCGGTCGAGGTAGATAA
- the rplA gene encoding 50S ribosomal protein L1, giving the protein MAKISKRLQTLKATVDRNKLYAVEEAIALVKTAATAKFDESIDIAVNLGVDPRKSDQVVRGSVVLPRGTGKSVRVAVFAQGANAEAAKAAGAEVVGFDDLAEQVKAGNLDFDIVIASPDAMRVVGQLGQILGPRGLMPNPKVGTVTPNVAEAVKNAKAGQVQYRTDKAGIVHATIGRASFEVEALRENFSALVDALVKAKPAASKGVYLKKIAVSSTMGIGARVDTATVSA; this is encoded by the coding sequence ATGGCTAAGATCTCCAAGCGCCTGCAAACTCTGAAGGCTACCGTTGATCGCAACAAGCTGTACGCTGTTGAAGAAGCGATTGCCCTGGTTAAGACTGCTGCCACCGCCAAGTTCGACGAGTCGATCGATATCGCCGTGAACCTGGGCGTGGATCCGCGTAAATCGGACCAAGTGGTTCGTGGTTCCGTGGTTCTGCCGCGCGGCACCGGCAAGTCGGTTCGCGTTGCTGTATTTGCTCAAGGCGCCAACGCCGAAGCCGCCAAGGCTGCCGGTGCTGAAGTGGTCGGTTTCGACGACCTGGCCGAGCAAGTTAAAGCCGGCAACCTGGACTTCGATATCGTGATCGCTTCCCCGGACGCAATGCGCGTCGTGGGTCAGCTGGGCCAGATTCTGGGTCCGCGCGGTCTGATGCCGAACCCGAAGGTTGGCACCGTGACCCCGAACGTTGCCGAAGCTGTGAAGAACGCCAAGGCCGGTCAGGTTCAATACCGTACCGATAAGGCTGGTATCGTTCACGCTACCATCGGCCGCGCTTCGTTCGAAGTTGAAGCTCTGCGCGAAAACTTCTCCGCTCTGGTTGATGCCCTGGTGAAAGCCAAGCCGGCAGCTTCCAAGGGCGTGTATCTGAAAAAGATCGCCGTTTCCAGCACCATGGGCATCGGCGCTCGCGTAGATACCGCTACCGTCAGCGCCTAA